The sequence below is a genomic window from Sorangiineae bacterium MSr12523.
TCACATTGCCCGCAATGCTCATCATCAGAAAGAAATATTCACATTATGGTCGACATGGGTAAAGAACCACTCGAAGCGCCGCAGGCCAAACGGCGGAAGCTGGATCCACTCGGCCGTTTCGACGAGCGGCCGTCAAAATCGTGAGGAAGCATGATGGCTCAAGCCGGCGAAGCTGCCTGGACGCGAAAATTCACCCGGGCCCACGATGCAAATGAGCTCGGCTTTCTGCCTGCCACTTTGTTTGCGAGCGCGATCTCATCGGCGAATGAACGCGGACCGAGGTAGGTATGGGACTCGAAGTAGGCTAACGTCGCGCCGAGTCCAGCGGCCCCGGGGAAGAAGCCTGCGAAGACCTCCAGAGGGACCTGGGTGAACGAGAGGTCATGGCCCTGCTGTTTCAATGTTCGGAGAGCAGCTTGGGCGCGATCGCAATTCGTAACAATGCGTCAACAGTTGGCATCATTTGATACAATTCGATCCATATGAGCGAACCCGTGGAGACCTCGGAACTCGTCGCCTTTACCAAGACGGTCGACGCCAAATCCCTCTCCCGCGCCGCCGCCGAGCTGCGCGTCCCCCGCGCGACCGTGAGCCGACGCCTCGCGCGCCTCGAGGAGCGGCTCGGCGCGCGCCTCCTTCTCCGCACCACGCGCAGCCTCGTCCTCACCGAGGTCGGTGAGGCGTTCTACCGGCAGGCCCGCAAAGCTCCACGTCGACGGCGCGTTCTTCTCGAACGACATCGACCTCTTGTGCGACGCCGCCGTGCGCGGTCTCGGCATCGCGCTCCTCCCGCGCATGCTCGTGCGGCCGCACCTCGAGAGCGGCGCGCTCGTGCAGGTGCGCGCGTTCATCGACGCGGCCGTCGCCTGGGTTTCGCGCGAGCTCGCCGCGGGCCAGCGCCCGTCCCCGCGCGAGCTGCCGGGCGTGGTCGCGAAGAAGACGAAGAAAGCCGCGCCGCGCTCCCGGCGCAAGCGGAGTTGATTTCGGCTCGCGCGTGGTGGGTTCTTTATTTGGCGTTGACGATCACGTGCTACCAAGCATTGGCATCCATCCGAACGTAGGAGAGGAGTGCCTGGGGGTTGCCGGCCATCGTCATGGCGAAGTGTGTGTTCCCGGCCGCGTCGATGACCGCGTCTTGGAGTCCCCCGCTCCACGTGAAGCTACGCACCTTCCAGCCGGTGGCATCGAGATAATGATCTTCGATCTTCGACAGGTACGGCACTTGGTAGAGGATGTGTGGTCGCCCGAGGTTATCGACGATGGGAATCGTCCGGATGCTGGACCAGGAGGCACTACCACCTCTCCGACAATTCGAACCTACCCACGACAGATCGGCGACGTCTTCCACGATCCACCCGGCACCCGTCAAGCGGTGCACGCGTAGCCATCGCTTGGAGTTCTCGAATCCGTCCTCGAACACGACCATTCCGCCGTTCGGCAACGCCAGCGGCTGGTGCGAGACTGGATGCACGCAGCTTCCCTCCGGCACGGTGGTCGTCACGTTGTAGACGGGTGCCCAAGTGGTCGCGTCGACACGGCGATGCAACTTCATCGCATAGGACGTATACGGGGACGTTTGGGTGAAGTTCGCGAGGTATACGTCACCGTTCGACGCGTAACCGAGACGCAGTTTATCGTAGAGGTAGAAGCCGGTTAGCGTCTCGTCGCGCGTGAAGGCCCCCGGCGCGCCGACGCGATAATGCAGAGAACCCGATATCCGGCTCAGGGAGTGCCATTCGCCGCCGCCGCGTATGGCGTGATACGTGTAATCCGCGTCGCCGTACGCGAATTGCCAGGAAGCATTGTCGCGGGTGCCGACGACGAATGAGCCGCCAGGGGAGGAGAAGAAGCGCTGAAAATACGTTTGGAGCGCGCCACCATCGCTGGCGAGGACGAGATCTTCCCTTTCCAGCGAGACCTCGTTTTGGCCCCACGTCAGGGGCTCGCTCTTGGTCCAGTAGCTCGGCCCCCGCTCGGCGTGCACGAGACGCATGTCCTTCATCGGAAGGTTGTTTGGGCCTCGGTACCTGAGACCGTACAGGTATGCGATGTGTGCCTTGCCCGTGGGCTCGACGGTCAGCGACGCGGTATCGACGCCGAGCGGCGTCTGGGTGACCGCCTCGATCGAGGCGCAACGGCACGCCGAAGGGGCACCGGCGGCGCAGCGGCAACCCTGCTCGACCTTGCATGTCGTGCTGCAGCCATCGCCGCCGTCGACATCGCCGTCGTCGCATTCCTCCCTTCCGACGAGCTTACCGTCGCCGCATATCGGCGTGCACCTCGTCGGCTGGCCGGTACAACTCCATCCCGCTTCCAAGCCGCACCGTGAAGAGCAGCCGTCGCCGTTCTCCGTATTGTAATCGTCACAGGCTTCGTTCCCCTCGATCTTGCCGTCGCCGCACGTCGCGGCGATTGCGAGGGTTTCCTGCATGCCGTCGGAGTGGGACTCCGAGTCGCCGACGCTGGCGGGCGGTGAGTTTTCGGTGCCTCCGCAAGCGGCGGCGGTAAGGAGGACAAGAAGATTGGTGGACGCCAAAGCTCGAGTGGTCTTGCGCACGATGATCGGACTCTACAATGACAACTCGCCAATCGGTAGCTGCGAATGGCGCCAGTATCGTTGCTACATCGTTGGCGCAAACTGCAATGGCCGGATCCCGGCGTGATGGTCGGACGCGGGGATGGGAGCAGTTTCGGCCAGGAAAATTCGACCCACCCTTGAAGAGGTGGACAGGCAAGCCGTGGGGACTCGCGCTCGAGTTCCTCATGGAGGAGTCCCGCCAATCGACCCTTGCGGCGGAACTACGCGCTAGTCCGTATTTGCGATCAACTCGTTTTCGATCGAGCGCTAACTCCAGAATGTCCGTAATCCCGTTTAACTTGTGGTCGAGCACCGCGCAACGTTCTGTGCTTGCTCTTCGGAAGCGCGCAATGCGCGGCGAGCGCTCGTGTGCGCGGCCAGTGAGAACGTGTAGTCGATCTTCCGTCGGACGACTCGGTCGGGCGCCATCGATTGGGGGCGCATCACCCGAAGGACGGTCCGGTTAACACCCCACGTTGTACGCGAAGTAGCCGAAGTTTCCCGGCATTCGACGTTGGTCCGTTACATGCTCGTGTCTTGGCGGCAGTAATGGCAAGGTGGTCAATAACTTCGTGGAGATTGCATGCATCTCGTTCAGAGGCTGATCCAAATTCGCGCAATTCTCGTCCGGCCGCTTACGGCATTCGCGCTGACGTGCGTCCTCGCATACTCCTTATTCGCGTATGGCTGCAGTTCGAGTGGTACTGGGGAATCCTCCACCGCGACAACCCCTGGCGGACATGACGTTCCGGGGGGCATCGGCTCTCCGGACGCTGGCGACAGCGCCGGTAATGTACTTCCGTATTATCGAATTCGGATCGAGTTCCTCGACCAGGGGGATTGGGCGACCCTAAAGATCGCGAATCCGTCGAAGGTCATCAAGGCCCGCCAGATGTCGGTCACGGGAAAGCCGAACGTGCTGTCGGTTCAGAAAGACCAGCTCGCCTTGAATACGAACGCCGGCAGCGATCTATCGGTGGTCGCAGACTATGCGCTCATTCCGAGCGCCGTCGAAGCTCCGTTCCAATTCTCGCTCACGAAAGGCGCTGCGGGCACCGTGACGATTCGCATCTCCACCGTCATCGGCACGACGGTGACTCTCGTGAAGGAGATCAAGCAAGCCGCTCGGCCGATGGATTTCGAGGTCAACTTCTCGGCCCTCAAGGGTACCCCCCCGGTGATGGCTCCGATGGCGCCCGTCAAGAACATGGGGTTGGCGCTCTATTACCCGTGGTACTCACAGAATAATTGGGTAAATAACCCTGCTTTGAGGGATACGCCGTCGACGCCTTATGCATCGGACAACCCGGCGGATCTTGCGCGCCAGATCGATCAAGCGCAAAGCGCGGGCATCAACGGTTTCATCGTGTCGTGGATTGGGCCCGGCA
It includes:
- a CDS encoding LysR substrate-binding domain-containing protein, which produces MRRSTGRPAKLHVDGAFFSNDIDLLCDAAVRGLGIALLPRMLVRPHLESGALVQVRAFIDAAVAWVSRELAAGQRPSPRELPGVVAKKTKKAAPRSRRKRS
- a CDS encoding myxococcus cysteine-rich repeat containing protein, translated to MRKTTRALASTNLLVLLTAAACGGTENSPPASVGDSESHSDGMQETLAIAATCGDGKIEGNEACDDYNTENGDGCSSRCGLEAGWSCTGQPTRCTPICGDGKLVGREECDDGDVDGGDGCSTTCKVEQGCRCAAGAPSACRCASIEAVTQTPLGVDTASLTVEPTGKAHIAYLYGLRYRGPNNLPMKDMRLVHAERGPSYWTKSEPLTWGQNEVSLEREDLVLASDGGALQTYFQRFFSSPGGSFVVGTRDNASWQFAYGDADYTYHAIRGGGEWHSLSRISGSLHYRVGAPGAFTRDETLTGFYLYDKLRLGYASNGDVYLANFTQTSPYTSYAMKLHRRVDATTWAPVYNVTTTVPEGSCVHPVSHQPLALPNGGMVVFEDGFENSKRWLRVHRLTGAGWIVEDVADLSWVGSNCRRGGSASWSSIRTIPIVDNLGRPHILYQVPYLSKIEDHYLDATGWKVRSFTWSGGLQDAVIDAAGNTHFAMTMAGNPQALLSYVRMDANAW